In Coriobacteriaceae bacterium, a single window of DNA contains:
- a CDS encoding cation:proton antiporter, translating into MAFVSLAIIALVAFASPFIASAIPGKPVPETVFLLVFGAVLGPHMLGVIHVDAEVSLVSELGLAFLFLLAGFEIDPKNITGVEGRYGMATWAVTFCIAWLAVRFTPWFSVSHFDGIAVTLTLTSTALGALMPILRERLLAGTRVGDSILAYGTWGELGPVLAMSVLLSARTGIETLLILGLFAAVCVLLAVVPSRSKRVGSRFFAFVEERADTTSQTFVRLTVLILVTLVAFSAIFSLDIVLGAFAAGFVLRYIIPEGNHTLETKLDGLAYGFLIPVFFTVSGAKIDLTAVVSRPGLLVGFILALLIIRAVPILISMSICPVTRDVSAYGRITVALYCTTALPIIVAVTSVAVNAGALSQDIASVMVAAGAITVFLMPLLAQLFYRVVDAAPVAAVAEVAEHPSDALDILRAHHDLASLLAREHELLTSHGHGRVFEGLPTLDTIAERLSAEAASGHIDARIVDAARLLADKTYGDEVDPSELTPRERRRLERAKLAVHEYRRRMLELYARDEAQDDDGK; encoded by the coding sequence ATGGCATTCGTTTCACTCGCCATCATCGCGCTCGTGGCCTTTGCAAGCCCCTTCATCGCCTCGGCGATTCCCGGAAAGCCCGTTCCCGAAACGGTCTTTTTGCTCGTGTTCGGCGCGGTGCTGGGACCCCATATGCTCGGCGTCATCCATGTAGATGCCGAGGTCTCGCTCGTGTCAGAGCTCGGTCTGGCATTTTTGTTCCTGCTTGCCGGCTTTGAGATCGATCCCAAGAACATCACGGGCGTCGAAGGCCGCTACGGTATGGCCACGTGGGCTGTCACATTTTGTATCGCCTGGCTTGCCGTGCGCTTTACCCCGTGGTTCTCGGTCAGCCATTTCGACGGTATCGCCGTGACGCTCACCTTGACCTCGACGGCGCTTGGGGCGCTCATGCCCATCTTGCGCGAGCGGTTGCTTGCCGGAACGCGCGTCGGTGATTCGATTCTTGCCTATGGTACGTGGGGCGAGCTCGGCCCCGTGCTCGCCATGTCGGTACTGCTGTCTGCCCGTACGGGCATCGAGACGCTGCTGATCTTGGGCTTATTTGCCGCCGTGTGCGTGCTGCTTGCCGTGGTCCCCAGCCGCTCCAAACGCGTCGGCAGCCGCTTCTTTGCGTTTGTCGAGGAGCGCGCCGATACCACGTCGCAGACGTTCGTACGCCTGACAGTGCTTATTTTGGTCACGCTCGTGGCGTTCTCGGCCATCTTTAGCCTCGATATCGTATTGGGCGCTTTTGCCGCCGGCTTTGTCCTGCGCTATATCATCCCCGAGGGCAACCATACGCTTGAGACCAAGCTCGACGGCCTGGCCTACGGCTTTTTGATCCCGGTGTTCTTTACCGTGTCGGGCGCTAAGATCGACCTGACGGCCGTGGTGTCGCGCCCCGGGCTGCTCGTGGGCTTTATCTTGGCGCTGCTGATCATTCGTGCCGTGCCCATTCTCATCTCTATGAGCATTTGTCCCGTGACGCGCGATGTGTCGGCGTATGGCCGCATTACCGTGGCGCTCTACTGCACCACGGCGCTGCCGATCATCGTTGCCGTAACGAGCGTGGCCGTCAACGCGGGCGCGCTGTCGCAAGATATTGCGTCGGTCATGGTTGCCGCCGGTGCCATCACGGTGTTCTTGATGCCATTGCTCGCGCAGCTCTTCTACCGCGTGGTCGACGCCGCGCCGGTCGCCGCCGTGGCAGAAGTCGCCGAGCATCCATCCGATGCGCTCGACATCCTGCGTGCCCATCATGATTTGGCGAGCCTGCTCGCACGCGAGCACGAGCTACTGACCTCGCATGGTCATGGTCGCGTATTCGAGGGCCTGCCTACGCTCGATACGATTGCCGAGCGTCTTTCCGCCGAGGCGGCGAGCGGCCACATCGATGCCCGCATCGTGGACGCGGCGCGTCTTCTTGCCGATAAGACCTATGGTGATGAGGTTGACCCGTCCGAGCTGACTCCGCGTGAGCGCCGCCGCCTTGAGCGCGCCAAGCTCGCCGTACACGAATACCGCCGCCGCATGCTGGAGCTCTATGCGCGCGATGAAGCCCAGGACGACGACGGTAAGTAG
- a CDS encoding glucose 1-dehydrogenase → MLLEGKKAIITGGTRGIGYAIACRFIEEGATVTVFGSRQETADAAVEKLTAVYPDAKVWGRSCDLTSLEAVTEAFTQAAADMGGLDTVVNNAGISQRSPLLNYTAEEFAKVMDLNVVAVFNGHQAAAKIMTEAGHGGTITTTSSMVAKYGQPSGVGYPTSKFAVNGMVQSLSRELAPMGIRVNAVAPGVTKTDMVANLPEEVIKPIIATIPLGRMGEPEDVANAFVFLASDMSSYVTGAVLPVDGAARS, encoded by the coding sequence ATGTTGCTCGAGGGCAAGAAAGCAATCATCACCGGAGGCACGCGCGGTATCGGCTATGCCATCGCCTGCCGCTTTATCGAGGAGGGTGCCACCGTCACCGTCTTTGGCTCGCGTCAGGAGACCGCCGATGCGGCCGTTGAGAAGCTGACAGCCGTCTATCCCGACGCCAAGGTCTGGGGTCGCTCCTGCGACCTCACCTCACTCGAAGCCGTGACCGAGGCCTTTACCCAGGCTGCAGCCGATATGGGCGGTCTCGATACGGTCGTCAACAATGCCGGAATCTCCCAGCGCTCACCCCTTTTGAACTACACGGCCGAGGAGTTCGCCAAAGTCATGGACCTCAACGTCGTCGCTGTCTTTAACGGTCACCAGGCGGCCGCCAAGATTATGACCGAGGCCGGTCACGGCGGCACCATCACTACCACGAGCTCGATGGTCGCCAAGTACGGCCAGCCCTCCGGCGTCGGTTACCCCACGTCCAAGTTTGCCGTCAACGGCATGGTCCAGTCGCTCTCGCGCGAGCTCGCCCCCATGGGCATCCGCGTCAACGCCGTTGCCCCTGGCGTGACTAAGACCGACATGGTCGCCAACCTGCCCGAAGAGGTTATTAAGCCCATCATCGCCACTATTCCGCTCGGCCGCATGGGCGAGCCCGAGGACGTCGCCAACGCCTTTGTTTTCCTAGCGAGCGACATGTCATCCTATGTCACGGGCGCCGTGCTCCCCGTCGACGGAGCCGCCCGCTCCTAA
- a CDS encoding homoserine dehydrogenase — translation MSEPLRTVNVGLIGLGTVGGGVARLIKSHHDEYLAAYGIDLKLTRACALAWEQAEAAGIEREAFTSDWHDVVTDPAVDIVVELIGGEHPATEIFTTAFENGKHVVSANKALLGRHVETLAEKARACGVQIKCEASCGGGIPIVSTLEHDLVGNKILTIAGILNGTTNYILSRMDAEGADYADVLADAQAKGYAEADPSADVDGFDAASKTAILASIGFGTRVTTDDVYQQGIRTIGAEDIAQARELGYTIKLLGIARNTDAGVDVRVHPTLIPADHMLAKVNGAMNAVYVVGDAVGETMFYGAGAGSFPTASAVVGDILSLSEQISRGVAPLPEIEPYGHNLAFKPMDELQTKYYVRLKVADRVGALSETVDIFAKHNISISLINQVEDGKSGVSDACSVIFLTHRALEKDVQAAAAELASVDCVAEVANVLRIEDVGAWTEGVMAN, via the coding sequence ATGAGCGAACCCCTGCGCACCGTGAACGTCGGCCTCATCGGTCTGGGAACCGTCGGCGGCGGCGTGGCCCGTCTGATTAAGAGCCACCACGATGAGTACCTGGCCGCCTACGGCATCGACCTTAAGCTAACCCGCGCCTGCGCGCTTGCCTGGGAGCAGGCCGAGGCAGCCGGTATTGAGCGTGAGGCCTTTACGAGTGACTGGCACGACGTCGTCACCGACCCCGCCGTCGACATCGTCGTCGAGCTGATCGGCGGCGAGCACCCCGCGACCGAGATCTTCACCACCGCCTTCGAGAACGGCAAGCACGTCGTCTCTGCCAACAAGGCCCTGTTGGGCCGTCATGTCGAGACGCTCGCCGAGAAGGCACGCGCGTGCGGCGTGCAGATTAAGTGCGAGGCCAGCTGCGGCGGTGGCATCCCCATTGTCAGCACGCTCGAGCACGACCTGGTGGGCAACAAGATCCTGACCATCGCAGGCATTCTCAACGGTACCACCAACTATATCCTGTCGCGCATGGACGCCGAGGGCGCCGATTACGCCGACGTGCTCGCCGACGCGCAGGCCAAGGGCTATGCCGAGGCCGACCCGTCCGCCGACGTCGACGGCTTCGATGCCGCCAGCAAGACGGCAATCCTCGCCTCCATCGGTTTTGGCACCCGCGTTACCACCGACGATGTGTACCAGCAGGGTATCCGTACCATCGGCGCCGAGGACATCGCCCAGGCCCGCGAGCTCGGCTACACCATTAAGCTGCTCGGCATCGCCCGCAACACCGACGCCGGCGTCGACGTCCGCGTGCATCCCACGCTGATCCCCGCCGACCACATGCTTGCCAAGGTCAACGGCGCCATGAACGCTGTCTACGTGGTAGGCGACGCCGTAGGCGAGACCATGTTCTACGGTGCCGGCGCAGGCTCCTTCCCCACCGCGAGCGCCGTCGTGGGCGATATCTTGTCGCTCTCCGAGCAGATTAGCCGCGGCGTGGCTCCGCTGCCCGAGATTGAGCCCTATGGCCACAACCTCGCCTTTAAGCCCATGGACGAGCTCCAGACCAAGTACTATGTGCGCCTGAAGGTCGCCGACCGCGTGGGTGCCCTGTCCGAGACGGTCGACATCTTTGCCAAGCACAACATCTCGATTTCGCTCATCAACCAGGTCGAGGACGGCAAGTCGGGCGTCAGCGATGCCTGCTCGGTCATCTTCCTGACGCACCGCGCACTCGAGAAGGACGTCCAGGCTGCCGCCGCGGAGCTTGCCAGCGTCGACTGCGTGGCCGAGGTCGCCAACGTCCTGCGCATCGAGGACGTCGGGGCCTGGACCGAAGGCGTCATGGCCAACTAG
- a CDS encoding ABC transporter substrate-binding protein has protein sequence MSSLTGKSLNPVMNRRSVIASAAGLGAMSILAGCSSNGGDSGSASADGSFKIGTIGPLTGANASYGKSVTQGVELGCKDFSTKELPLASKAEDDQADGEKAVNAFNTLLDWGMQALVGPTTTGASVAVAAECGNDPKTFMITPSASSEDVTDGKDCVFQVCFTDPNQGVNAAKFLAQKYADEKFVLFYNSGDAYSSGIADSFKAQAAESKLEIVDEETFKDDSATSFTNQLTKAKQAGATMIFAPIYYTPASVLLKNAKDMGYDVKMMGCDGMDGILGVEGFDTSLAEGLLLMTPFSADDEKNADFVNAYKDKYGDTPDQFAADAYDGVHAVAEAVKEAGLGADADPTEVAEKLSKAMLKITVDGLTGKLTWNDKGQVQKEPTAYVITDGKYVQA, from the coding sequence ATGTCGAGCCTCACCGGTAAGTCATTGAACCCTGTTATGAATCGCAGGAGCGTTATCGCGAGCGCAGCAGGTCTAGGGGCGATGTCCATTCTAGCTGGCTGCTCCTCCAACGGCGGCGACAGCGGTTCCGCGTCGGCCGACGGTTCCTTTAAGATCGGCACCATCGGACCGCTGACCGGCGCCAACGCGTCCTACGGCAAGTCCGTTACCCAGGGCGTCGAGCTTGGCTGCAAGGATTTCTCGACCAAGGAGCTGCCGCTTGCCAGCAAGGCCGAAGATGACCAGGCCGATGGCGAGAAGGCCGTCAACGCCTTCAACACCCTGCTCGACTGGGGCATGCAGGCCCTCGTCGGCCCGACCACCACGGGTGCGTCGGTTGCCGTTGCCGCAGAGTGCGGTAACGACCCCAAGACGTTCATGATCACCCCGTCCGCGTCCTCCGAGGACGTCACCGACGGCAAGGATTGCGTCTTCCAGGTTTGCTTCACCGACCCCAACCAGGGTGTCAACGCTGCCAAGTTCCTGGCGCAGAAGTATGCGGACGAGAAGTTCGTGCTGTTCTATAACTCCGGCGACGCCTATTCTTCGGGCATCGCAGATTCCTTTAAGGCCCAGGCCGCTGAGTCCAAGCTCGAGATTGTCGACGAGGAGACCTTTAAGGACGACTCCGCCACGAGCTTTACCAACCAGCTGACCAAAGCCAAGCAGGCCGGCGCCACCATGATCTTTGCGCCGATCTACTACACGCCGGCGTCCGTCCTGCTCAAGAACGCCAAGGACATGGGCTACGACGTCAAGATGATGGGCTGCGACGGCATGGACGGCATCTTGGGCGTTGAGGGCTTCGACACCTCTCTTGCCGAGGGTCTGCTGCTCATGACCCCGTTCTCCGCCGACGACGAGAAGAACGCCGACTTCGTCAACGCCTACAAGGATAAGTACGGCGATACTCCCGACCAGTTTGCCGCCGACGCCTACGACGGCGTGCACGCGGTGGCCGAGGCCGTCAAGGAGGCCGGTCTTGGTGCCGACGCCGACCCGACCGAGGTCGCCGAGAAGCTGTCCAAGGCTATGCTCAAGATTACCGTTGACGGTCTGACCGGCAAGCTCACCTGGAACGATAAGGGCCAGGTCCAGAAGGAGCCCACGGCGTACGTCATCACCGACGGCAAGTACGTACAGGCCTAA
- a CDS encoding branched-chain amino acid ABC transporter permease: protein MTVFIQYLVNGLSMGSVYAIIALGYTMVYGIAKMLNFAHGDVIMVGAYVSFCATSYLGLPGWASVVLSCVVCTVLGVLIEGLAYKPLRQAGPLAVLITAIGVSYFLQNAAQLLWGATPKNFTSLVTFQVPEFLAKFNVSAVSLVTIVACLVIMAGLMFFTGKTKMGKAMRAVSEDKAAAQLMGINVNRTISMTFAIGSALAAIAGVLLCSYSPVLQPTTGAMPGIKAFDAAVFGGIGSIPGAFVGGILIGIIEAMAQAYISTSLANSIVFGVLIIVLLVKPAGLLGKYVPEKV, encoded by the coding sequence ATGACGGTCTTTATCCAATACCTGGTCAACGGCCTGTCCATGGGCAGTGTCTACGCCATCATCGCGTTGGGCTACACCATGGTCTACGGTATCGCCAAGATGCTCAACTTCGCTCACGGCGATGTCATCATGGTCGGTGCCTATGTCTCGTTCTGCGCCACGTCGTATCTCGGCCTCCCGGGCTGGGCATCTGTAGTTCTCTCTTGTGTGGTCTGCACGGTTCTCGGTGTTCTCATCGAGGGCCTGGCATACAAGCCGCTGCGCCAGGCGGGTCCGCTGGCCGTTCTGATTACGGCTATCGGTGTGTCCTACTTCCTGCAGAATGCCGCACAGCTTCTGTGGGGCGCCACGCCCAAGAACTTCACTTCGCTCGTCACCTTCCAGGTGCCGGAGTTCTTGGCCAAGTTCAACGTAAGCGCCGTCTCGCTCGTTACCATCGTCGCCTGCTTGGTTATCATGGCCGGCTTGATGTTCTTTACAGGTAAGACCAAGATGGGCAAGGCCATGCGCGCCGTGTCCGAGGACAAGGCCGCCGCTCAGCTCATGGGCATCAACGTCAACCGCACCATCTCGATGACGTTCGCCATCGGCTCCGCCCTTGCCGCCATCGCCGGTGTGCTCCTGTGCTCCTACTCGCCGGTGCTGCAGCCTACGACGGGCGCCATGCCTGGCATCAAGGCCTTCGACGCCGCCGTCTTCGGTGGCATCGGCTCCATCCCCGGCGCCTTTGTCGGCGGCATTCTCATCGGCATCATCGAGGCGATGGCGCAGGCTTACATTTCCACGAGCCTTGCCAACTCCATCGTCTTTGGTGTTTTGATCATCGTCCTGCTCGTCAAGCCTGCCGGCCTCTTGGGCAAGTACGTCCCCGAGAAGGTGTAG
- a CDS encoding branched-chain amino acid ABC transporter permease, producing MKFLKDKQTRHDFVTYAMCLVAFAIVFFMQSNHMIPRMIAGQLVPITAYIVMAISLNLVVGIAGDLSLGHAGFMSVGAYTGIVTAVALESAVPSDPMRLVISIVVGAIAAAILGFLIGIPVLRLSGDYLAIVTLAFGEIIKEIVTCLIVGVDSRGLHVIFNITGNSTIDDLHLLEDGTAIIKGAQGASGVSTYSTFLAGAILVMVALVIVLNLVRSRTGRAIMAVRDNKIAAESVGISVTEYRMIAFVVSAALAGAAGALFGGNFSQLSATKFDFNTSILILVFVVLGGLGNMRGSVIAAALLTVLPELLRQFSDYRMLIYAIVLILVMIFTNNPQLKAFFGRVKDRFASKKEVAADAQ from the coding sequence ATGAAGTTTCTTAAAGACAAGCAGACGCGTCACGATTTTGTCACGTACGCCATGTGCCTTGTGGCGTTCGCCATTGTGTTCTTTATGCAGTCTAACCACATGATTCCGCGCATGATCGCCGGTCAGCTGGTTCCCATCACGGCCTATATCGTCATGGCCATTTCCCTTAACCTTGTCGTCGGCATCGCGGGCGACTTGTCGCTGGGCCACGCGGGCTTTATGAGCGTCGGTGCCTATACGGGCATCGTTACCGCGGTCGCCCTCGAGAGCGCCGTTCCCTCCGACCCGATGCGTCTTGTCATCAGCATTGTGGTCGGCGCTATCGCCGCTGCCATTCTGGGCTTCCTGATTGGTATCCCGGTCCTGCGCCTGAGCGGCGACTACCTGGCCATCGTGACCTTGGCCTTTGGCGAGATTATCAAAGAGATCGTCACCTGCCTCATTGTGGGCGTCGACTCCCGTGGCCTGCATGTGATCTTTAACATCACGGGTAACTCCACGATCGACGACCTGCACCTGCTCGAGGACGGCACCGCCATCATCAAGGGGGCCCAGGGCGCCTCGGGCGTGTCGACGTACTCGACCTTCCTTGCCGGTGCCATCTTGGTCATGGTCGCACTCGTGATCGTGCTTAACCTGGTTCGCAGCCGTACCGGCCGTGCCATTATGGCCGTGCGCGATAACAAGATTGCAGCCGAGTCCGTAGGCATCTCCGTCACCGAGTACCGCATGATCGCCTTCGTGGTTTCCGCGGCCCTCGCCGGTGCTGCCGGAGCTCTCTTCGGCGGCAACTTCTCGCAGCTCTCCGCCACCAAGTTCGACTTCAACACGTCCATCCTCATCCTGGTGTTCGTGGTCCTGGGTGGTCTGGGCAATATGCGCGGCTCCGTCATCGCGGCGGCGTTGCTCACGGTGCTTCCCGAGCTGCTCCGTCAGTTCTCGGACTACCGCATGCTCATCTACGCCATCGTGCTGATCCTGGTCATGATCTTTACCAACAACCCGCAGCTCAAGGCTTTCTTCGGTCGCGTCAAGGATCGCTTTGCTTCCAAGAAGGAGGTGGCAGCTGATGCCCAGTAA
- a CDS encoding ABC transporter ATP-binding protein: protein MPSKFEFNKGKMVPYPSGAIVPDRDLGERPALECIHLGIEFGGLKAVDDFSLTIGKTEIAGLIGPNGAGKTTVFNLLTKVYQPTHGTILLDGEDTSGKSVYQVNRMGIARTFQNIRLFNTMTVEDNVKVGLHNQERYSGFEGVLRLPTYWKHEKAAHERAMELLSIFDMEHLANEQAGSLPYGAQRRLEIVRALATNPKLLLLDEPAAGMNPSETAELMENIVKIRDTFGIAIMLIEHDMSLVMNICEGICVLNFGKVIAKGTAEEIQNNDAVIEAYLGKQDKGEN from the coding sequence ATGCCCAGTAAATTTGAGTTCAACAAGGGCAAGATGGTTCCGTATCCTTCTGGCGCCATCGTTCCCGACCGCGACCTGGGCGAGCGCCCGGCGCTCGAGTGCATCCACCTGGGTATTGAGTTCGGTGGCCTTAAGGCAGTCGATGACTTTAGCCTGACTATCGGCAAGACCGAGATCGCCGGTCTGATCGGCCCCAACGGTGCCGGCAAGACCACGGTCTTCAACCTGCTCACCAAGGTGTATCAGCCCACGCACGGTACCATCCTGCTCGACGGTGAGGACACCTCGGGCAAGTCGGTCTATCAGGTCAACCGCATGGGTATTGCCCGTACCTTCCAGAACATTCGCCTGTTCAACACCATGACGGTGGAGGACAACGTTAAGGTCGGTCTGCACAACCAGGAGCGCTACTCCGGTTTTGAGGGCGTGCTACGCCTGCCGACGTACTGGAAGCACGAGAAGGCCGCCCACGAGCGCGCCATGGAGTTGCTGTCCATCTTTGATATGGAGCACCTGGCAAACGAGCAGGCTGGCTCGCTGCCTTATGGCGCCCAGCGTCGTCTGGAGATCGTCCGCGCGCTTGCCACTAACCCCAAGCTGCTACTGCTCGACGAGCCTGCCGCCGGTATGAACCCGTCCGAGACCGCGGAGCTCATGGAGAACATCGTCAAGATTCGCGACACCTTTGGCATTGCCATCATGCTTATCGAGCATGACATGTCGCTCGTCATGAACATCTGCGAGGGCATCTGCGTGCTCAACTTTGGTAAGGTCATCGCCAAGGGCACGGCCGAGGAGATCCAGAACAACGACGCCGTTATCGAGGCGTATCTGGGCAAGCAGGATAAGGGGGAGAACTAA
- a CDS encoding ABC transporter ATP-binding protein — protein sequence MAEPMLSVYNINVWYGAIHAIKDISFNVNEGEIVALIGANGAGKSTTLKTVSGLLRSKTGSIKFMGEDITHTPADKLVGKGLAQVPEGRRAFLQMTVEENLEMGAYTQPKSTVAPGLERVYEQFPRLKERRRQVAGTLSGGEQQMLVMGRALMSNPKLLMLDEPSMGLAPILIEQIFQIVEDLHKAGTTVLLVEQNAQMALSIATRGYVLETGKITMTGTGQELLHDDNVRKAYLGG from the coding sequence ATGGCAGAGCCGATGCTTTCCGTCTACAACATCAACGTCTGGTACGGCGCCATCCACGCCATCAAGGACATCTCCTTTAACGTCAACGAGGGTGAGATCGTTGCCTTGATCGGTGCCAACGGCGCCGGTAAGTCCACGACGCTTAAAACCGTCTCGGGCCTGCTGCGTTCCAAGACCGGCTCCATCAAGTTTATGGGCGAGGACATTACCCATACGCCCGCCGACAAGCTGGTGGGCAAGGGCTTGGCCCAGGTGCCCGAGGGCCGTCGCGCCTTTTTGCAAATGACGGTCGAGGAGAACCTGGAGATGGGCGCCTATACACAGCCCAAGTCTACGGTGGCTCCGGGCCTCGAGCGCGTCTACGAGCAGTTCCCGCGCCTTAAGGAGCGCCGTCGCCAGGTCGCTGGCACCCTTTCGGGCGGCGAGCAGCAGATGCTCGTTATGGGTCGTGCCCTTATGAGCAACCCCAAGCTGCTCATGCTCGACGAGCCTTCCATGGGCCTGGCGCCGATTCTGATTGAGCAGATCTTCCAGATCGTCGAGGACCTGCACAAGGCCGGTACTACGGTGCTCCTGGTCGAGCAGAACGCGCAGATGGCGCTTTCGATTGCTACGCGCGGCTACGTGCTCGAGACCGGCAAGATCACCATGACCGGCACGGGCCAAGAACTCCTGCACGACGATAACGTCCGCAAGGCATATCTGGGCGGCTAG
- a CDS encoding DUF1700 domain-containing protein: MTRDEFLNRLGELLACLPADQVKETQEFYAEVIADRMEDGMTEAEAVAAMGTLDEVAEATLDELPAVPRAIARTKRKSTALLWALAIVGSPVWIPLLLAFVAVAATVYICIWVLALCVWIVAAAFGGAGVVGLLFTVDGIIIGHVPYVLTSMGMGFASIGVALLAGAGAWTASKQIARLSALWAKKAVSPFWKDRGNKSRRGAEAAPLTA, encoded by the coding sequence ATGACGCGCGATGAGTTCTTGAACCGGCTGGGCGAGCTTCTGGCCTGCCTGCCGGCAGATCAGGTAAAGGAAACGCAGGAGTTCTACGCGGAGGTCATCGCCGACCGTATGGAGGACGGCATGACGGAGGCCGAGGCTGTGGCCGCCATGGGCACGCTCGATGAGGTCGCCGAGGCAACGCTCGACGAACTGCCCGCCGTGCCGCGCGCAATTGCGAGGACCAAGCGCAAGAGCACGGCGCTTCTATGGGCGCTCGCCATCGTGGGTTCTCCGGTATGGATTCCGCTGCTGCTCGCGTTCGTCGCCGTTGCCGCTACAGTCTACATCTGCATTTGGGTTCTTGCGCTCTGCGTGTGGATCGTGGCCGCGGCATTCGGGGGCGCGGGCGTGGTGGGGCTCCTGTTCACCGTGGACGGCATCATTATCGGGCATGTTCCGTACGTTTTAACCTCGATGGGAATGGGATTCGCTTCCATCGGTGTGGCGCTCCTCGCGGGAGCCGGTGCCTGGACGGCGTCCAAGCAGATCGCGCGCCTCTCTGCCCTTTGGGCGAAGAAAGCCGTTTCGCCCTTCTGGAAAGATCGAGGCAATAAGAGCCGCAGGGGCGCTGAAGCGGCGCCGCTTACGGCATAG
- a CDS encoding PadR family transcriptional regulator translates to MEAQMKRGFLEACVLAAVSGEESYGYQIVKDVPASMGLTESTLYPLLKRLEKAGCITARSAEHNGRLRRYYRITDTGHERIAEFLAEWPSVQEIYRYVKGAHHDAR, encoded by the coding sequence ATGGAGGCACAGATGAAGCGCGGCTTCCTCGAGGCCTGCGTGCTCGCGGCCGTCTCGGGCGAGGAATCCTACGGCTATCAGATCGTGAAGGACGTGCCCGCGAGCATGGGGCTCACGGAGTCCACGCTCTATCCGTTGCTCAAGCGCCTGGAGAAGGCGGGGTGCATCACGGCGCGCTCCGCCGAGCACAACGGGCGGCTGCGAAGGTACTACCGCATCACGGACACCGGGCATGAGCGTATCGCCGAGTTCCTAGCCGAATGGCCATCCGTGCAGGAGATCTACCGTTACGTGAAGGGGGCGCACCATGACGCGCGATGA
- a CDS encoding copper homeostasis protein CutC, which produces MLYEFCAENFERVPAAIAAGAGRIELCDNLAVGGTTPSAGAISATTNYAHEHDARVMCMIRPRGGDFHYNQDELRMMEMDLGLAVSAGVDGLVFGCCKPCAGGWALDELMLGALVMAAGCATEECKREPVDITFHMAFDQLSPEAQLDAIDTLVECGVTRILTHGGAAGTPIEDNLEHLSRLVEYAGDRLTILPGGGISTDNRDTVAAALSVSELHGTKIVPLEA; this is translated from the coding sequence ATGCTGTACGAGTTTTGTGCCGAGAACTTTGAGCGGGTGCCGGCGGCCATTGCGGCCGGTGCGGGACGCATTGAGCTGTGCGACAACCTTGCCGTCGGTGGTACCACGCCCTCGGCCGGCGCTATCAGCGCTACGACCAACTATGCCCACGAGCACGATGCACGGGTGATGTGCATGATCCGTCCGCGTGGCGGCGATTTTCACTACAACCAGGACGAGCTGCGCATGATGGAGATGGACTTGGGCCTTGCCGTAAGCGCCGGCGTTGACGGCTTGGTCTTTGGCTGCTGCAAACCCTGTGCTGGCGGATGGGCACTCGACGAGCTCATGCTTGGCGCCCTCGTGATGGCTGCGGGCTGCGCGACCGAGGAGTGCAAGCGCGAGCCTGTCGACATTACCTTCCATATGGCATTTGACCAGCTTTCGCCCGAGGCTCAGCTCGATGCCATCGACACGCTTGTCGAGTGCGGCGTTACGCGCATCCTGACGCACGGTGGTGCGGCCGGCACGCCGATTGAGGACAACCTGGAGCACCTGTCGCGTCTTGTCGAGTATGCGGGCGACCGCCTGACCATCCTTCCCGGCGGCGGCATTTCTACGGACAACCGCGATACCGTGGCGGCGGCATTGAGCGTCTCCGAGCTCCATGGCACCAAGATCGTGCCGCTGGAGGCGTAA